tgagttcagtttgaggccagcctggtgtacaaagtgagttccaggacagccagagctacacagagaaaccctgtctggaaaaaaaaccaaaaaaaaaaaaaaaaaaaaaaaaggaaacaaaacaaaaccaaaccaaaaactgggcagtggtagtatacatctttgatcccagctcttgagaggtagaggcaggcaaatctctgtaaattcgaggctagcctggtgtacagaaagagcaagttccaggacagccagggctactcagagaaaccctgtcttcaaaacaaaacaaaacaaaacaaacaagaaaacagagccctaaacaaaaaacaaacaaacaaaaaagccctctTTCTTTCAACACAGGAGCAGAAAGTAACTTACACAGTTCCTAGAGGGTAAAGCAGCCACATGAATTATCTGACATTCTTCTGTAAAGATTCATCTTTTCTCCCATATTTATTCAATCGTTATTTACATCGACATCAACTCCCAGGAATTTACTTTGGGTTAGAACTAACACTATGGTGCTTACTCTGTGGCTGTGAGGAAGCTCTTCCCGGAAGTCCCCTGGCTATGGAAATACcaccttcttttcatttctttgagagtttctttctttcttttttttttaaagatttatttattattatatgtaagtacactgtagctgtcttcagacacaccagaagagggagtcagatcttgttacagatggttgtgagccaccatgtggttgctgggatttgaactctggaccttcggaagagcagccatctcaccagcccccgagagtttctttcttaaacaaaaagaaattccCCTTCAAGTCCTAGTATGTCAATGTGACATTTTAGTGCCATTGTTTCAACATGGCTGTTTAAAGGGCGCATAtgtgcttttattattttcaatttataaaccaataaaaaaatcCTTTTAGTTTCCTCAATTACATAGTATTCACCAGATGCATGCAGAAGACCATAAGAAAAGCTgactgtgggctggagaggtggctcagcaggtaagaggatTTGCTGCAGCAGGTAGAGGACCCTTCTGAGCACGTTCATGGCTGCAAATAATcttgtgtaactccagttccagagttaCATGATTTTCTTATGGCTTTTGTGCATGGAAGCAAACATTTATATTATCTagaattgatttttaattttttttttattttttggttttttgagacagggtttctctgtgtagccctggctgtcttggaactcactctgtagaccaggctggcctcgaactcagaaatccgcctgcctctgcctcccgagtgctgggattaaaggcatgcgccaccactgcccggtggcaCTGAATCTTCTTGAACCTTAAGCTTCCTGTCTGTAGAATGgacactgtttttttgtttttgtattttttttgacAGGCTCCTGTGAGAAGTTAACAAGCTAACCTAGAACAGCTTAAGAACAAGGGACTCTGGGGGCCAAGGAAATGATGGCTCAACAGTGAAGGGCATTTACTGTTCTTGCACAGGTTCTGGGTTCGGTTTCTAGCATTCATATGATGACTCACACCGGTCTGACTCCTGCCTCAGGGGAATCCACCACTCTctgttctggcttccacaggcactgcatgaaTATGATGCGCACACATACCCAcctaatattaaaaacaaatcaatctTTATGACGATCAAGGACTGGCAATGGACAGGCTCGATGTAAATCCTGGCCTGTCACTTTGATAAAGGAGACCGTGGGAACACTCATCAGGAATTAAACATTATTAGAGCTTGGCTAAAATCACTGCTAATAAGTTGTTCTTCTTTCAAAACTGTAAGCACTCCTGCTGACGGGGCAATTTGACTTCTCAATCACCAGCTGCTGGACTTACCCACTGTTGGCTGCTTTGAGCAAGCGGGCTGTCAAAAGCCAGCCAGCTATCTGTATGACATCACTGTTTGGAACACTGTGTGAACACCTTGAAACGACACAACTGCAGCTCCCCAAGGCACAGCCTCTGCCAGGCCTAAGTCAGCTTCTACTAGATGTTTGCTAGCACAACGTCAGTGAATCCTAGATGACCTTGCAACCATTTTCAAGGAAGGAGAGTTTGTCTGATAGCTTAGCAGTGACTGCGATGCTAGTGTTCAGACAAGGCTGTGATTGGTGCAAACacaattcttcatttacatataagTTTTTCTCAAAGTGGCACAAACACCCTTCCTTAGCCTTCATAGGCTGTTGAGCTCACTTTGTCAGCTAGGAgataacctctttttttttttaaatttatttatttattgtatttactatatgtaagtacactgtagctgtcttcagacactccagaagaggcatccaatttcgttaaggatggttgtgagccaccatatggttgctgggatttgaactcaggacctttggaagagcagtcacactcttaacccctgagccatctcaccagccccaggagaTAACCTCTTGTGCTGCCTCCCCAATAAAAGATTCTCTCCAGTAGTGTTTCcttgccattttttaaaaagatttattttatttatgagtacactgtaactgttttcagtcacaccagaaggcagcatcagatcccattacagatggttgtgagccaccatgtggttgctgggatttgaactcaggacctctggaagagcagtcggtgctcttacccgaggagccacctctccagccctcctttccTATTTCTAGCTTACTTCTTAGTTGTGAGGCTAAGATGGCAATATAAAGCCAGGAGAGTGGCAGCAACAGCAGACAGTGGAGTGGCAGGCAGAGCTGGAAAATGGCTGTGTGGCTGGCTGTTGTGACAACCGAAGAGGCAGAGATAAAGGAGAGAAGGCTGTAAAGAGCTGGAAATGAAAACCAGCAGGCCCTTGTCACTGGAGGTTTCAGAGAGCTTCTGTGATTTTTACAAGTCTCAGACACCCCGAGACCTGTACGATTTAACACTGGCAAGGCGAAGGAATAATAACTTCCCAAGTCTATACAACAGCTATAATACTTGTAATGAGGTCTACCCAATAACTTAGTATTTTAGAGCAAAGGGTGGGGTTACTAGAGGCTTCCACAAGATCTATAATGCTTAATTAAGGGTCTAGCATCCTAGGCCCCTAGAGCTATAACACTAGGTGGCACTCTTCTCCACCTGTCTGTTGCCACCACTGCCAAATgttatgggatatatatatatatatatgcgtcaAAGACCAGCACCTAAAGATCTCTGAGCCTATGATCTACCCAGAATAAAAAGACCTGGAGCCAGGGGCTAGCCACATTACTACCTGTAAAACCACAgacaagttatttttctgtgccTCATCTTATTCATAAAATGGGAGGTGGGAAGAGACAGCTTCTTCTTCAGCTAGTACTTAGTCGCTGGCCAAGGATACATCCAATGTCAGCCATTAATACTGAGTCTGAATAAACCTTCAAAGCAGGGATTATCCTGTCGAGTTTACCCCCTCAGCTTAGGGTCTCACATACAGAAGAGGCGTGGCATTTATTAATGCTTGTGTGTCTATACAAAATGTAAAGTTTCTCACCGAGGCAGCAAATGAGTGACCTGCAGGACAGTGCATAATGTATCTTAAGCCACTATACAAACATGAGCAGAATCACAGCTCTCAAGAGTCCACATGCCATTCTGCAGTGGAGAACATAAGGAAACTTTCCATGTATTCCTAACTCAGAGTAATCTATCACACTCCCAAGACTACATGTACACACGGTGACAGTCTGGccttgattctttgtgtagttcccTCCCTTAGTAGAGAGAACAGCAGCTTTGCAAGAACCAGAACAGCTCTCATTACTGCCTGCTTCGTCTTGGGCATACATCCATTTCCCAGGTGATCTTAGTTTCCCTGTATGTAGTTTTCTCTTTGGAGGTAGGGCCTCCctctgtagttctggctggccttgagAGGCCAGTCTTCCTGACTTTGGCTTTACTTGTTAagcactggggttataggtgtgtaGCACCAGGGTTGGAAAAACACAAACCTtcatcttccctttctccctcaaaATTCAATATTGATGGGCCTACTACTCGCCACAATCTGTTTATAGTCTGGTTCCTGTCAAACAAGCAAGTTCCTATCCCCTAGGTGCCAAGAGTTCAAAGAACTAAGTCTGTAATTTCAGTGGCTTTCAGATTCACACTATAAAAACTTTTGTTCAGCCTAGTGTAGTtgtgcaggcctttaattccagcactcaggaggcacatttctgagtttgagactaccCTGGGTCTATAGAGTGGGTTCCAGCACAGCtaaagctgcacagagaaactgtcttaaaaacaaagccaaaaaattattttccttcaaaTGTAGTATTACAATGTATACaaagatcaaatattttattatcatttctttATTACTCCAAGAAAATGATATTTAGAAGCAGACGTTTTGGCAACATATCAGATAGTCACAAACCTAAAACTAGTTGTAGAACTGACCACAGCATTCAGTTGTGCTTTTTGATTGCACAGAATCGATAActgattttaataaaagaaactaaaTATCTTAACCAGCCTTGGCTCAGGGTCTTCAGCATAAATGTGGGCAACACCTGAAAACTATTGATAACTGATAGCACCATCACATATGACTATTAAACATGCATATAAACTTTTGACTTGCTGGGACACTGTACTAGCAGAATGGTCTTTTGATTTAAATAATTATCAGTGTAGAATGACATCATTTTTATCAGTAAAACATTGGGGAGACATTCAGTAAACAACACGACAAAGGGCGAGTTACTTTGGCAGCATAAAGAGTGGATGGGCTGATCTCTGCAATGAGCTCTTCCATCTTGTTCTGCTCATGACAGCCTTGGGTCTTGGGTCAAGTGCAATAGCCTTCTAATTCGGCCTGAAGGAGGACCTCTTCTTCTTCGGCCTCCTTATCTTTTATCAGTGTCAGCAACTGCAGTAAGCCTGGGGCTGGGCTACCCTCCGGCAGCCCAAGCTCTCTTCGAACTGATTTGTGGACTGCCCCAGCAATGACTTGGTCTAGACGGGCCTGATTCACAACTTCTTTCTCAATTGCTCCTTTCTGAACCAGTTTCTGCAATAAAGGCTCCAACCTTAGAACATAGGCAGACAGCTTTTCATCAGTCTTCTGATAAGTAGTAAGGTATTTGACCTGCAATGCTCTAGGATTATCAATAATCCCAAATATTGTCTCAAGCGTCTTCAGGCATTCTGCAACTGTAATGAAGGGGTTGTTTATCTTGAGGACTCGAATAATTTCAAATGCTGGACCTCTAAGGCTCTCTATCAACCGCCTTCTTTTCTCTACATCTGACACCTGCCATGTTTTCATTACTTGGGAAGTATGAAACATCCAAGATTCAAATTCTTCCTCACCTGGTCCTGGAGGATCCCTGCCTGAGAACACACTCAGCTTTTTGTACCTCAGATACTGCAGGGTAGGCTTAAGGGCCTCATTTAATGCCTGTGCTAACATGGGTGCTCGAATTTCAGGGATCATTATGCCCGGGTCTAGGCCGAGAGGGTCATTCCGATTCCCAAGAACTCTGGTTAATTCACCCATCGTCATGCCCTCCCCCTTTAAAAACTCATTTAATCTGCACAAAAAGTCACTATCAGTATCAGGAGGCTTAAAGATCACTCTCCAGACACCTCCTTTTGCAGGTATTTCCTTGGGGACCAGGGCACTGCCAGTCTCTACTGTAAGCCCAATCAGGGCTACATTCTTGTTCTCATCCCTCCTGAACATCCTCCCAAGCAGTCTGTGTTCCCCTAAGGGAGCAAGGCCAGCCTGCAGGGCCTCCTCTATGTCTGCCACTCCGCAGGTCGGAGGGATGCCGGCAACCAATAGTGCTTTCCGAGGATTCATATCCATCCCTCTGCACCAGTCTTCTAGAAGTCTCAGTGTCATGGTGCTCAGAGTATTTAAATTCTAATTCGACCagggcgccgccgccgccgccgccgcttaCAGTGATGTGCGTGCTCGTCTCTTTAACACGCAGAGGTCCGGGAGCCTGAGAAAACAGAGCATCCACGTTAAGTTAACCGTGTCTGACTCCCGAGCAGTTCCTCCGCCCACCCGCCACAGGCGCTTAGAAACGAACGCCATCAGGATCACCTGCCCGTAGATACATCGCTTGGGTCCCGGAGAGGACGTCTGACCTTTGCGGGGTTTAGGAGAGACCCGGGCTCCCCGCGCCCGCCTCCCGGCCGAGGGCAGAAGAACGACCGCAGCAAACGCCTCAGGGAACAGACAACCGCCTCTGGAGGCGGCGCGAAGCTGACAGCCTGACGTCATGAGAGGCCGGCGCGCGTTTCCGGCCCTAGACGGAAGCTC
The nucleotide sequence above comes from Mus musculus strain C57BL/6J chromosome 12, GRCm38.p6 C57BL/6J. Encoded proteins:
- the Moap1 gene encoding modulator of apoptosis 1, translating into MTLRLLEDWCRGMDMNPRKALLVAGIPPTCGVADIEEALQAGLAPLGEHRLLGRMFRRDENKNVALIGLTVETGSALVPKEIPAKGGVWRVIFKPPDTDSDFLCRLNEFLKGEGMTMGELTRVLGNRNDPLGLDPGIMIPEIRAPMLAQALNEALKPTLQYLRYKKLSVFSGRDPPGPGEEEFESWMFHTSQVMKTWQVSDVEKRRRLIESLRGPAFEIIRVLKINNPFITVAECLKTLETIFGIIDNPRALQVKYLTTYQKTDEKLSAYVLRLEPLLQKLVQKGAIEKEVVNQARLDQVIAGAVHKSVRRELGLPEGSPAPGLLQLLTLIKDKEAEEEEVLLQAELEGYCT